From the Niveibacterium microcysteis genome, the window TGATGGAAGAAACCGGCCTGCCGGTGATCGTCGCCGATGATCCGCTGACCTGCGTCGTCCGCGGCTCGGGCATGGCGCTCGAAAAAATGGACAAGCTCGGCAACATCTTCGCCAACGAGTAAGCTCGCCGCGAAGCAAGCCACTTGGCAGCGCGCGCGTGAAGCGCGCGTTGCCCGTTCACCCCACGCCGCAGGCTTTCCGCACGCGAACCGAAGCGCCCAGACACCATGTCCGTCGTCGGTCACCAGCCTCCTCCATTTTTCAAGCGCGGCCTGCCAGCCTCTGCGCGGCTCACGCTCTACCTTGTGCTGTCGATCGGTCTGCTGGTCGCGGATTTGCGTTTCCGCTATCTCGAAACCGTGCGCCACGGCGTCACGGTGCTGACGTATCCGCTGCAGATCGCTGCTTCAACACCGGCCGAGTGGGCGAATCGGACCTACGACTATTTCTCGTCGCTCAGCAGCCTGCAGAGCGAGATCAAGAGCCTGCGCGCCCGCGCGCTGGATGATGCGAAACGGCTGCTGCGCCAGCAGAGCCTGGAAAACGAGAACCATCAGCTGCGCGAGCTGCTCGCGATGCGTGAGCGTGTCGGCGCCCGCAGCATCGCCGCCGAAGTGCTCTACACCGCGCGCGATCCGTTCGCACGCCGTGTGATCATCGATCGTGGCGAGCGCGACGGCATCGAGCGCGGACTCGCGACGATCGACAACGCCGGCGTGGTCGGCCAGGTGACCCGCGTGTTCCCGCTGCAAGCGGAAGTGACGCTGCTGACCGACAAGGACCAGGCGATTCCGGTGAAGGTCGTACGCACCGGCCAGCGCGCCGTGATGTTCGGCGCCGGCGGCGGCATGCTCGAACTGCGTTACCTCGCGGCCAACGCGGACGTCGAACCCGGCGACGTGGTCGTTACCTCGGGGCTTGATGGAATCTACCTACCCGACCTGCCGGTCGCGAAAGTCGTGAAGGTCAATCGCGACGATGCACGCGGCTTTGCACGCTTCGTCTGCCAGCCGGTCGCCGGCATCGAACGCAGCGGTGCCGTGCTAGTGATCGGCCGCAACGTCAAACCGCTCGAAGACCCTACCGCCAACGATCCGGCCCCGGCCGCAACCACGCCGGGCGGCCGCCCGAAGAGGAAGTGACATGCAGCCGACGCACCGCTCCAGCCGAATCCTGCTGCCGGTCCGCATGGGCTGGGTGTGGATCACCCTGTTCCTCGGCCTGACCCTGAATCTGGTTCCTACCCGCGCACTGCCGGGCGTGCCGGACTTTGTCGCACTGGTACTTGCCTTCTGGTGCGTGCGCGAACCGCTACGCGTCAACATGGGCGCCGGCTTCTGGCTCGGCCTGCTGACCGACATCGGCTACGGTTCGGCGCTCGGCCAGCATGCGCTGGCCTATGTGCTGCTCGCCTTCATCGCGAGCACGATGAGCCGCCGCCTGCTGTGGTTCCCGCCCGCGGCACAGGCGCTGCAGATGGTGCCGCTGTTCCTGATGACGCAGATCGTCATGCTGGTGGTGCGCCTGATCGCCGGGGCGGAATTCCCGGGTTGGGAGTACTTCTTCACCACCTTCACCACCGCGTTGCTGTGGTTCCCCGCGCACTTCGTGCTGCTGCTGCCGCAGATGCAGCCGATCGAGCGCGACCAGAACCGTCCTCTCTGAGCGGCGTCGAAGATCGATGGAATTCAAGACACCCGAACAGGAGATCTCGCGCTTCCGCGGCCGCGTGCTGGCAGCGAGCGTGTTCGTCTTTTTCTGTTTCGGCCTGCTGGTTGCGCGCTTCGTCTGGCTGCAGGTGATCAAGCACGATTACTACAGCACGCGAGCGGAGGACAACCGCATCTCGCTGGTACCGATCGTGCCGAACCGCGGCCTGATCGTCGATCGCAACGGGCTGGTGCTGGCGCGCAACTACTCCGCCTACACGCTGGAGATCACGCCAAGTCGCATCAAGGATCTGGATGCCACGATCGACGCACTGGCCGGCATCGTCGACATCCAGCCGAAGGACCGCAAGCGCTTCAAGAAGCTGCTCGAAGAGAGCAAAACCTTCGAGAGCCTGCCAATCCGCAACCGCCTGACCGATGAGGAAGTCGCGCGCTTCGTCGCACAGCGGTACCGCTTCCCGGGCGTCGATATCAAGGCGCGCCTCTTCCGCCAGTACCCGGAAGGGGAGTTCGCCTCGCATGTGCTGGGCTACATCGGCCGCATCAACGACAAGGAAAAGACGCGCATCGAGGAAGATGACGACCGTGCGGCGAACTATCGCGGCACCGAGCACATCGGCAAGAGCGGACTTGAGCAGAGCTACGAGGATGAACTCCACGGCACCACCGGCTTCGAGCAGATCGAAGTGGATGCCGGTGGCCGCGCAGTGCGCTCGCTTGCGCGCACCCCGCCGGTGCCGGGCCGCAAACTCGTACTGACGCTGGACAGCCAGTTGCAGAAGATCGCCGAGGCGGCCTTCGGCAACCGGCGCGGCGCACTGGTGGCGATCGAACCGGGCACCGGTGGCGTGCTGGCACTGGTGTCCAAGCCCACCTTCGACCCCAATCTGTTCGTTGACGGCATCGACCCGCAGAACTGGGATGCGCTGAACAATTCGCCGGACCACCCGCTGATTCACCGCGCGATCTACGCCTCGTATCCGCCCGGCTCGACCTTCAAGCCCTTCATGGCGACTGCCGCACTGATGACGGGCAAGCGCACGCCGTCGCAGGCGATTTCGGACCCCGGCTACTTCTGGTTCGGCGGCCACCAGTTCCGCGACGACAAGAAGGGCGGCCACGGCTCGGTCGACATGGCCAAGTCGATCATCGTCTCCTGCGATACGTACTACTACGCGCTCGCCAACGACATGGGCATTGATTCCATCGCGCGCACGCTGGGCCAGTTCGGGCTCGGTTCGCGCACCGGCATCGACATCGGCGGCGAAGCGACTGGCGTGCTGCCCTCGCCGGAGTGGAAGAAGAAGCGCTTCAAGAAGCCGGAGCTGCAGAAGTGGTACGCCGGCGAAACCATCTCGGTTGGCATCGGGCAGGGCTACAACAACTACACGATGCTGCAGATGGCGCACGCGACCGCCACGCTCGCGGCCGGTGGCGTGATGTACAAGCCGCACCTGGTCAAGTTTGTGCAGGATCCGCGCACCAACGAGAAGCGCGTCATCGAGCCGGAGCCGATGAAGACGATCCCGATCAAGCCGGAGCATGTGAAGGTAATCCATGACGCCATGGTGGGCGTGATCAAGTACGGCACCGGCGCGCGCGCCTTTGCTGGCGCCCCCTACGTCGCGGCTGGCAAGACCGGTACCGCTCAGGTCTTCTCGCTCAAGGGCGGCAAGTACGAATCGCACAAACTCGGCGAGCGCCTGCGCGACCACGCGCTGTTCATCGCCTTTGCCCCGGTGGAAGCACCGAAGATCGCGCTCGCGATCCTGGTCGAGAACGGCGGCTTCGGTGCCGAGTCGGCCGCGCCGATCGCGCGCCAGGTGCTCGACTACTACCTGCTCGGCAAGGTGCCGGAAGGTGCGGCACCAGAACAACCGGGGGCGGAATGATCCTGCAACGCCTGTGGCGCCGCATCGCGGCGCCGATCGACCCATTCCTGTTCTCGCTGTTGATGATGCTGATCGGCTTCACGACCGTGGTGCAGTTGTCGGCCTCGCCCGATCGCATTCAGGCGCAACTGATCAACACGGGCGTGGCGCTCGCGGTGATGTGGGTGGTTGCCAACATCTCGCCGCAGCGGCTGCAAACTCTCGCGCTGCCGCTTTATGTGGTGGGCGTGCTGCTGCTCGTCGCGGTGGCGCTGTTCGGGCAGATCTCGAAGGGTGCGCAGCGCTGGCTGGATCTGGGCATCATGCGGATTCAGCCCTCCGAGCTGCTGAAGATCGCGATGCCGCTGATGCTGGCCTGGTACTTCCAGATCCGTGAGGGCTCGCTCGCGGTGCGCGACTTCATCGTTGCGACCGTGCTGCTTGCGATTCCAGTCGGCCTGATCGCCAAGCAGCCCGACCTTGGCACCGCAATCCTGGTGCTGTCCGCCGGGCTGTTCGTGATCTTCTTCGCCGGCCTTTCGTGGAAGCTGATCGCGCCGGTGATGCTGGCCGGCGCAGTTGGCGTGGGCGCAATCGTCGCGACAGAAGACAAGATCTGCGCACCGGATGTGCAATGGCCTGGCCTGCGCGACTACCAGAAACACCGCATCTGCACCCTGCTCGACCCAACCTCCGACCCGCTGGGCAAGGGCTTCCATACCATTCAGTCCGAGATCGCGATCGGCTCCGGCGGCGTGCTCGGAAAAGGCTGGCGCAATGGCACGCAGACCCAGCTCGAGTTCATCCCGGAACGCCACACCGACTTCGTCTTCGCGGTGATCTCGGAAGAGTTCGGCCTGATCGGCAACATCGGCCTGCTGTTCACCTTCCTGCTGGTGATCCTGCGCGGCCTGCTGATCGCAGCGAACGGGGCCACCGTGTTCGGGCGCCTGCTGGCTGGCGCGATCTCGCTGTCCTTCTTCACCTACGCGTTCGTGAACATGGGCATGGTGACCGGCATCCTGCCGGTGGTGGGCGTGCCGCTGCCGCTGGTGAGCTACGGCGGCACTGCGCTGGTGACGCTTTGCCTGGGCTTGGGTATCCTGATGAGTGTTGCCCGCCACCGGACGCTGCTCCAGAAATGATCCGCCGCGTTTTCCGTAACGGTTCCACCCGCCTGCCGGTCGGCACGCTCTCGGCGTTGGCCGCCGCGCTGGTGCTGTCGGCGTGCGCCACGTCGCCCGCCCCGGTCAGCCCGCAACCCGAAGCGCGGCCGCAGCCGCCCAGCGCCTCCGGCAGCAAGCCGAAGGTGGTGCAGAAGAAGGGCGGCGGCTACTACAAGGACGACGGCCCCGGCGACGACATTCCGGACAACCTCGATTCGGTACCGGACGCAGAACCCAAAGCCGAGCCGCTGCATCGCTTTGCCAATAATCCGTACAACGTGTTCGGCAAGGAATACGTGCCGGCGCAACAGGTCGCACCGTATCGTGAGCAAGGCCTCGCGTCCTGGTACGGCCGCAAGTTCCACGGTAAGCCGACCTCAAGCGGCGAGAAGTACGACATGTACGGCATGACCGCCGCACACCCGACGCTGCCGATCCCGAGCTATGCGCGCATCACCAACCTGCGCAACGGCAAGTCGGTGATCGTGCGAATCAACGACCGCGGCCCTTTCCACACCGGCCGCTCAATCGATCTCTCGTACGCCGCAGCCTACAAGCTCGACTATCTCGATACCGGCCACACCGACGTCGAGATCGAAGCCATCGTGCCGGAAGGCATCGAGGTCATCGCCGAGAACATCCCGCCGATCCGCCAGCGCGGGCCCGCACCGAAGCGCGTGCCGCTCAAGCCGGTGCCGCCTGAGCCGGTTGAAGTGGCCAGCGCGAAGCCGGCGCCGGCGGCGCCCGCAAGTACCCGGGTCGATGCTCCGGTGCTTGCGGCCGCACCGATCAGCGCAACTGCAGTCACCGAGCTCAAGCCGCTTAACACCGCAAGCCCGGCCGCGCCGAAGACCAGCGGCATCTTCCTTCAGCTCGGTGCTTTCGCGAGTGCCGCCAACGCCGAGAGCTTCCGCAAGTTCGTCAGCCACGAAATGAGCTCGCTCGCTGGCCAGTTGCAGGTTCTGGCGCTCGATGGCCGCTTCCGGCTGCATGCGGGCCCCTACGCCAGCGAGAGCGAAGCCCGCGGCATTGCAGACCGCATCAGCGCAGCCCTGCGCTTCAAGCCCTTCGTCATCACACGTTAAGCCCGGTCTCGGGCGCTCTGCATAGCCACTGACCGATAAGCAACTTGGTTAGATTTTGTTTTTATATTTGCCCAAATATAACTAACCGGCTACCTTGGAAACACTCCCCCCGCCGGCCTGATCCTCAGGCCTCCTGTCCTCGCGCGTGCAGCGCGAGTTCGTTTTTCACCGACACGGAGGCAATCATGACCCTCGCCACCTTTGCACCCTCGGCCCCGCTCACACTGGGCGTCGAACTCGAATTACAGATCATCGAGCGCGATACCCGCGATCTGTCACCTCGCGCCATACAGTTGCTCGATCTGCTTGCGGCACAGCCGTTTCCGGGCGAAGCCAAACCGGAGATGACACAGTCGATGATCGAGGTTTCCACCGACGTTCATCGCAGTGTCGGCAGCCTGCACGCCCAGCTGTGCGAAATCCGCGACACGCTGGTCAGCGCCGCAAACACCCTCGGCGTGCGCCTAGCCGGTGGCGGCACGCACCCCTTCCAGCTCTGGCAGGAGCGCCGCATCTACCCCGGCGAGCGTTATGAGGCGCTCGCCAACCGCTACGGCTACCTTGCACGGCAGTTCACCGTGTTCGGGCAGCACATCCATGTCGGCGTTGAGTCGGCCGACGATGCGATGTACCTGACCCATGCGCTCGCGCGCTACGTGCCGCATTTCATCGCCCTGGCTGCCAGTTCGCCGTACTGTCAGGGCGCGGATACCGGCTTTTCCTCGTCGCGACTCAACAGCGTGTTCGCGTTCCCGCTCTCCGGTCACGCGCCGCCCGTCCTCGAGTGGGAACGTTTCGAGCACGAGTTTTATGAACCAATGCGCGCCGCCGGCATCGTAGCCAGCATGAAGGACTTCTACTGGGACATCCGCCCCAAACCCGAGTACGGCACGGTGGAGCTGCGTGTCTGCGACACGCCGCTGGATGTCGACCACGCGGCCGCACTGGCGGCCTACCTTCAGGCGCTGGCCCTACGGCTGCTGACCGACCGCCGCGATCCGCCGCAGGAGCGCGACTACCTCTGCTACACCTTCAACCGCTTCGAGGCCTGCCGCTTCGGCTTCGATGGCGAGTACGTCAATCCCCGCACGCTGACGCGCAAGAGCCTGCGCGAGGACATCCTCGAAACGCTTGCAGCACTTGTCGACGACGCCCGCGCGCTTGAGTGCGCGGATGCCCTCGCGCAGCTGGAGCGCTTCGCACAAGGCGAAACCCTGGCCGACTGGCTGCGCGGGCAGATGCACGATCCACTGCCAAGCCACACCCTCGTCGACGCCGCCACGGCGCGCTTCCTCACATGAACGATGACTCTGCCCCGCGCCGACGCGGCCCATTCGGGCGCCCGCTACGGATAGGCCTGTCGGCGCGGATCTTCCATCCTGACACGCAACGCCAGGGCGTCTTCCGCCGCACCTTGCAGATCCTGGAGCAAAGCATCGCGCACTGGATCGGCGCGCAGCATGTGATGGTGCTGATGGTGCCGTCCGTGCTCGGCGATGGCCCGATCCGGCGTGGCGACATCGCACTGGCCGATTACGCCGACTATCTAGACGGACTCGTGCTGCAAGGCGGCGCCGATGTGAGCCCCGGCGTGTACGGCCAGACACCGCGCTGCGATGCCTGGGCCGGCGACCCGGTGCGCGACGCCTACGAGCTGGAGCTGCTGACGGTGTTCATCGAGCGCGGCAAGCCGGTGCTGGGCATCTGCCGCGGCATGCAGCTGATCAATGTGGCCTTCGGCGGCACGCTGCACCAGGATCTGCCCTCGCTCTGCGGCACCGGCGAACGCCACGAATCGCCTGCCTACGATCGCCATCGGCATCCGGTCAGCCTGGTTCCCGACGGCCTGCTTACGCGCACGCTGGACACGCGTGAAGGCTGCGACGTCGTATCGATTCACCATCAGGCGATAGACCGCCTCGGCCGCGACCTTCGTATCGAAGCCCACAGCCCAGAGGACGGCATCATCGAAGCGATCCGGCTCGATGCACCGAACTTCGTGCTGGGCGTGCAATGGCACCCGGAATTTCACGCGGGTCAGCCGGGTGTGCTCAATTGCAACCCCTTGCTCGATCGCTTTCTGACGGAGGTCGCGGCGGCCGCCGAAGCAAGCTTCTGGCTAGAAGCCGGCAGCGGCCCGCGCCGCAGCGAGCCCTGAACGGCACGATCAACTGCGGCCGAGGGGAATCCGGCCCGCCTCCTCGTCGGCCTGCAGTGCGTTGATCAGCACACGCAGATCCTCGTCGAGCCGGTCCAGCGTCGGCTGCGGCAAGCGCTCCAATGCATCCGGCAAGACACCTTCGAACGGCCCCGGCACCTTGCCAAGCGCAAGCTGACCCGCGGCGAGGATCTTCAGCGCCACGCTGCGCCGATCCGACTCACCGCGTGCCACCGCAATCAACTCGCGCTTGACCAGGGTCTTCACCAGATTGCTCGCGGTGGACTGGTGAATGTCCATGCGCCGCGCCAACTCGCCAATCCCGATGCCCGGGTGGTCGCGCACCAGGCTCAGCGCCCAGACCTGCGCGCCGCCCAGCCCGGTCTTCATCTCCACCTGCTGGAAATGGGTGCGTACGGCGTTGAAAACGATGCGAAAACGCCTCAGTACATCAGCCGGCGTGGCGGTGTGGGTCATGGTCTTTTCGTGATCCGGAGAGATAGGCCTCAGCACAGCGCACCACTGCGATCTGTGCAGGTGTGGCGTCCGCGCACTGGTGGGCAACGCGTGCGTCGAAACTGATTATATTTGTACAAATTCAAATCGTCGCGAGCGAAACCCATGCCCCCCCAGCCCCAAGTCGCGAACGCCCTGCAGCAGGAATTCTCCGACTGGCGGTTGTGGGCGGCGCGGCTGGTGGTGCTGTCCTTCGCGGCGGCAAGCGGGCTTGCGATCGTCGGCTTTACCTGGCTCGCTGAAGTGGCGCTGGCGGCCTTCTTCCGCCTCGAACGCGCTGCATGGTGGGCACCTTTGATCTGGACCCCGCTGCTCACCGCCGGCATCGTGTGGCTCACGCGCCGCTTCGCGCCGGGGGCCGCCGGCTCGGGCATCCCGCAAATCATCGCGGTGCTTGAACACGAATCGGCCGCGGCACAGCGGCCACTGTTCGTGTCGATGAAACTTTCCGTCGCCAAGCTCTTCCTCACGGCCGCCGGCTTGCTCGGCGGACTGGCGCTCGGCCGCGAGGGCCCGTCGGTGCAGATCGCCGCCGGCATCATGCGCAACGCACGCCGCTGGCTACCGGCGCAGTCGCAGATCTCGGAGAACGGCTTGCTGATGGCGGGCGGTGCGGCGGGTATTGCCGCGGCGTTCAACACGCCACTCGGCGGCGTGATGTTCGCCATCGAGGAACTCTCGCGGCGGCCGGAACAGCGGCGCAACGGCCTGCTGATTGGCGCGATCGTGCTGGCTGGCCTGATGGCTGTGTCGGTGTATGGCAACAACACCTACTTTGGCGTGATCCGTGTTGAGCGCTTCAGTTTCCGTATGGTGGCGCCGGCGCTGCTGGTGGCGTTGCTGTGCGGTGCGGCGGGCGGGCTGTTCGCCCGCGCGCTGATCGCGATCCTGAGCGGACGCACCACGGACCGCGTCTCTCGCCTGCGCGGCCATGCGCCGATCCGCTTTGCGGCCTGCTGCGGCCTGCTCGTCGCGCTGATCGGCATTGTCAGCCAGGGCGCGAGCTATGGCAGCGGCTATGCGCAAACCAAGGCGATGATTGCCGGCGCGAGTGAGTCGACGCATCTGGCGGTACTGCTGCGCTTTGTCGCCACCTGGTTCACCGCGGCCTCCGGCGTGCCGGGGGGCCTGTTTGCGCCCTCACTGTCGATCGGCGCAGGCCTGGGCAACAGTGTCGCCACGCTGATGGCCTATCCGAACGCGCCCACCTTGATTGCGCTCGGCATGGCGGCCTTTCTCGCTGCCGTGACACAGGCCCCGCTGACGGCCTTCATCATCGTGATGGAGATGGTCGACGGCCACGAGCTGGTGCTGAGCCTGATGGCCTGCACCTTGATCGCAAGCGGGCTGTCGCGACTGATCAGCGCGCCGCTCTATCCCGCACTCGCCGAACTGCAACTGGCGCGTCTGAAATGACAGAAAGGAACGCCAGCCGCCAAGTGTTTCAGCATGTAGCCAGCCCGGCCGCATTGGCCTTGCCGGGTATAATCGCGCCCTCCGTCCGCAGCCCCTCCGCAGAATCCCCATGACACGACTGTTCGCCGTCCTGATCTCGCTTTCGCTCGCCCTTGCCGCGCCTTTTGCGCAAGCCAACGAGCCCACGCCACCCGCCCTCGCAGCCCGCGCCTGGCTGCTCTACGACGTTGGCTCCGGTCAGGTGCTGACGGCGCAGGGCGCCGATGAGCGGATCGAGCCCGCCTCGCTGACCAAGCTGATGACCGCCTACGTGACCTTCAGCGCGCTGAAGGCCAAGACGATCTCGATGGACCAGCAGGTCGCCGTGTCGGAGAACGCCCGCAAGTCCAGCCTCGACGGCTCCCGCATGTTCATCATGCCGGGCATGCCGGTGACGGTGCGCGAGCTGATCCAGGGCATGATCGTGCAGTCTGGCAACGATGCCTGCATCGCGCTCGCCGAGCTGATTTCCGGCTCGGAAGAGGCCTTCGTGTCGCGCATGAACAAGGAAGCACAGCGTCTGGGTCTGAAGAACACCCAGTTCCGCAATGCCGCCGGTCTCACCATGGACGGCCACTACATGAGCCCGCGCGACCTGGCCACGCTGGCCGCGGCGATCATCCGCGACTTCCCCGAATACTTTTCCTTCTACTCGCAGAAGGAATTCACCTACAACAAGATCAAGCAGCCCAATCGCAACCGCCTGCTGTTCATCGACCCGACCGTCGATGGCATGAAGACGGGCCACACCGAGGCCGCCGGCTACTGCCTGGTGTCCACCGCCAAGCGCGGGTCGCGTCGCCTGATCTCAGTGGTTACCGGCACGACTTCGGATTCGGTGCGCACCGCGGAATCGCAGAAGCTGCTGAACTATGGCTTCCTCTCGTGGGAGACGACCAAGCTCTACGCCGCCAACGCCGCCGTGCAGACCTTGCCGGTCTGGCAGGGCAAGGCGGATAGCGTGAAGGCCGGCTTCACCAACGATCTGGTGCTGTCGGTGCCGCAGGGTGACGCCGCCAAGCTGAAGGTTCAGCTTGAAAGCCGCCAGCCGCTCAAGGCGCCGATCGTCAAGGGCGCACAACTCGGCACGCTGACGGTGACGCTGGACGGCAAGCCGCTGGGCACCTACCCGGTCGTGGCACTGGAAGCGGTGGATCAGGCTGGCTTCTTCGGCCGCCTGTGGGACGCTATCCGCTACTGGATCAAGAACCTCTGAGCGCCGGAGCAAGCACGATGTCGAACGCCGAACTGCTTGAGTTTCCTTGCGACTTCCCGATCAAGGTGATGGGTGAGACGCGCGACGATTTCGCCCAGACCATCGTCGAGGTGGTGCAGCAGAACGCGCCGGACTTCGACGCCACCGGCGTCGAGATGCGCGCGTCGAGCGGCGGCAAGTACATCAGCCTGACCTGCACCGTGCGCGCCACTTCGCGCGAACAGCTCGACAACATCTATCGTTCGCTGACCAGCCACCCCTTCGTGAAGGTGGTGCTCTGAACAGCCATTGGGCCGCGTGGCGCGCACGCGGCCATAAACGCGCGGGTATGGGGGAATAACCCCATCGCCCGCAGCGTTGCCCGGTTGGCGCCCGGCCGATAAAATCCCTTTTTTCGTCAAGCCCTTGCGTTGTTGCGGGGCAAGCGCCACCGCATGAACGCCCTGCCCCCTCCACTGCTGCGCAAGCCGCTGGGCCGCGTCGAGTACGAACCGACCTGGCACGCGATGCAGGCGTTCACACGCGCCCGCACCGGCGATACGCCGGACGAGCTGTGGCTGGTCGAGCATCCGCCGGTGTTTACACTGGGCCTCGCCGGCAAGCCGGAACACCTGCTGCGCGAAACCGGCATCCCGCTGGTGAAGATCGACCGCGGCGGCCAGATCACCTATCACGGCCCCGGCCAGGCGGTCGTGTATCTGCTGATCGACCTCGCGCGGCGCGAGATCAAGGTGCGCGAACTGGTGAGCCTGATCGAACAGGCGATCCTCGACGTGCTGCGCGGCTACGGGATCGATGCCCACCTCAAGGACGGCGCGCCCGGCGTCTATGTCGGCGGCGCCAAGATTGCCGCGCTGGGCCTGAAGATCGCCAACGGCTGCAGCTACCACGGGCTATCGCTCAACTGCGACATGGATCTTTCGCCGTTTTCGGCGATCAATCCATGCGGCTATCCGGGCCTGGAATCGGCCCAACTGAAGGATTTCGGCGTCGCAGATCCACTCGACGTCGTGCATCGCAAACTGGCGGACGCGCTCGACGCGCGCTTCGCCCACCACCACGCTGCCCGCCGGGCAGCGGCCTGAAAGGACATCATGGCTGAAGTCGGCAAGAAGCTTCGCGGCGCGGACAAGACGGCGCGCATCCCGATCAAGATCGTTCCGGTGGCCGAAAAACTGCGCAAGCCGGAATGGATCCGCATCCGGCTGGGCGGCGCCGAGGAAACCGCGCGCTTCAACGAAATCAAGGACACGCTGCGCGATCACAAGCTGCACACCGTGTGCGAGGAAGCCTCCTGCCCGAACATCCATGAATGCTTCGGCAAGGGCACTGCGACCTTCATGATCATGGGTGACATCTGCACCCGCCGCTGCCCCTTCTGCGATGTGGGTCATGGGCGCCCGAACCCGCTCGACGAAAACGAGCCGGCCAACCTCGCCAAGACGATCGCGGCGATGCGCCTGCGCTATGTGGTGATCACCTCGGTGGATCGCGACGATCTGCGCGACGGCGGTGCCCAGCACTTCGTCGACTGCATCCGCGAAACGCGTGCCGCTTCGCCGAAGACCACCATCGAAGTGCTGGTGCCGGACTTCCGCGGCCGCATGGACATCGCACTGGAGATTTTCGACCAGGCGCCACCCGACGTCATGAACCACAACCTCGAAACCGTGCCACGTCTCTACAAGGCGGCCCGCCCGGGTTCGGACTACGCGTACTCGCTGCAGCTGCTGAAAGAATTCAAGGCACGCCATCCGGACGTGCCGACCAAGTCCGGCCTGATGGTGGGCCTCGGCGAGACCGACGAGGAGATCCTCGAAGTGATGCGCGACCTGCGCGCCCATAACGTCGAAATGCTCACCATCGGCCAGTACCTGCAGCCCTCCGGCGGCCACCTGCCGGTGCTTCGCTACGTGCATCCCGACACCTTCAAGATGTTCGAAACCGAAGCGCTGAAGATGGGCTTCAAGAACGCCGCCTGCGGCCCGATGGTGCGTTCGTCCTACTGGGCCGACCAACAGGCTCAGGGCGCCGGCGTGGTCTGAGTGCGAAAGAAAGGGGGCGAAGAGGCTGCCCCCTAGTAGAGGGTTGTGAGCACCCCAACCCACATTCACCAAACCTGACGTTTAGCTCAGCCGCGCCGTCATTCCAACTTCTGAAACGCCTTGATTGCAAAGACTGGCATGGATGGATCGTCGCTATCGAATACACCCATCCACCGATAGACCCCTGGCTTCGAACCCGCGTATGCCTTCACGAAGTAGACATTCAGCATAACGCTCTCCCCTGGGG encodes:
- the mreC gene encoding rod shape-determining protein MreC; the encoded protein is MSVVGHQPPPFFKRGLPASARLTLYLVLSIGLLVADLRFRYLETVRHGVTVLTYPLQIAASTPAEWANRTYDYFSSLSSLQSEIKSLRARALDDAKRLLRQQSLENENHQLRELLAMRERVGARSIAAEVLYTARDPFARRVIIDRGERDGIERGLATIDNAGVVGQVTRVFPLQAEVTLLTDKDQAIPVKVVRTGQRAVMFGAGGGMLELRYLAANADVEPGDVVVTSGLDGIYLPDLPVAKVVKVNRDDARGFARFVCQPVAGIERSGAVLVIGRNVKPLEDPTANDPAPAATTPGGRPKRK
- the mreD gene encoding rod shape-determining protein MreD encodes the protein MQPTHRSSRILLPVRMGWVWITLFLGLTLNLVPTRALPGVPDFVALVLAFWCVREPLRVNMGAGFWLGLLTDIGYGSALGQHALAYVLLAFIASTMSRRLLWFPPAAQALQMVPLFLMTQIVMLVVRLIAGAEFPGWEYFFTTFTTALLWFPAHFVLLLPQMQPIERDQNRPL
- the mrdA gene encoding penicillin-binding protein 2, which gives rise to MEFKTPEQEISRFRGRVLAASVFVFFCFGLLVARFVWLQVIKHDYYSTRAEDNRISLVPIVPNRGLIVDRNGLVLARNYSAYTLEITPSRIKDLDATIDALAGIVDIQPKDRKRFKKLLEESKTFESLPIRNRLTDEEVARFVAQRYRFPGVDIKARLFRQYPEGEFASHVLGYIGRINDKEKTRIEEDDDRAANYRGTEHIGKSGLEQSYEDELHGTTGFEQIEVDAGGRAVRSLARTPPVPGRKLVLTLDSQLQKIAEAAFGNRRGALVAIEPGTGGVLALVSKPTFDPNLFVDGIDPQNWDALNNSPDHPLIHRAIYASYPPGSTFKPFMATAALMTGKRTPSQAISDPGYFWFGGHQFRDDKKGGHGSVDMAKSIIVSCDTYYYALANDMGIDSIARTLGQFGLGSRTGIDIGGEATGVLPSPEWKKKRFKKPELQKWYAGETISVGIGQGYNNYTMLQMAHATATLAAGGVMYKPHLVKFVQDPRTNEKRVIEPEPMKTIPIKPEHVKVIHDAMVGVIKYGTGARAFAGAPYVAAGKTGTAQVFSLKGGKYESHKLGERLRDHALFIAFAPVEAPKIALAILVENGGFGAESAAPIARQVLDYYLLGKVPEGAAPEQPGAE
- the rodA gene encoding rod shape-determining protein RodA is translated as MILQRLWRRIAAPIDPFLFSLLMMLIGFTTVVQLSASPDRIQAQLINTGVALAVMWVVANISPQRLQTLALPLYVVGVLLLVAVALFGQISKGAQRWLDLGIMRIQPSELLKIAMPLMLAWYFQIREGSLAVRDFIVATVLLAIPVGLIAKQPDLGTAILVLSAGLFVIFFAGLSWKLIAPVMLAGAVGVGAIVATEDKICAPDVQWPGLRDYQKHRICTLLDPTSDPLGKGFHTIQSEIAIGSGGVLGKGWRNGTQTQLEFIPERHTDFVFAVISEEFGLIGNIGLLFTFLLVILRGLLIAANGATVFGRLLAGAISLSFFTYAFVNMGMVTGILPVVGVPLPLVSYGGTALVTLCLGLGILMSVARHRTLLQK
- a CDS encoding septal ring lytic transglycosylase RlpA family protein; the protein is MIRRVFRNGSTRLPVGTLSALAAALVLSACATSPAPVSPQPEARPQPPSASGSKPKVVQKKGGGYYKDDGPGDDIPDNLDSVPDAEPKAEPLHRFANNPYNVFGKEYVPAQQVAPYREQGLASWYGRKFHGKPTSSGEKYDMYGMTAAHPTLPIPSYARITNLRNGKSVIVRINDRGPFHTGRSIDLSYAAAYKLDYLDTGHTDVEIEAIVPEGIEVIAENIPPIRQRGPAPKRVPLKPVPPEPVEVASAKPAPAAPASTRVDAPVLAAAPISATAVTELKPLNTASPAAPKTSGIFLQLGAFASAANAESFRKFVSHEMSSLAGQLQVLALDGRFRLHAGPYASESEARGIADRISAALRFKPFVITR
- a CDS encoding YbdK family carboxylate-amine ligase, translating into MTLATFAPSAPLTLGVELELQIIERDTRDLSPRAIQLLDLLAAQPFPGEAKPEMTQSMIEVSTDVHRSVGSLHAQLCEIRDTLVSAANTLGVRLAGGGTHPFQLWQERRIYPGERYEALANRYGYLARQFTVFGQHIHVGVESADDAMYLTHALARYVPHFIALAASSPYCQGADTGFSSSRLNSVFAFPLSGHAPPVLEWERFEHEFYEPMRAAGIVASMKDFYWDIRPKPEYGTVELRVCDTPLDVDHAAALAAYLQALALRLLTDRRDPPQERDYLCYTFNRFEACRFGFDGEYVNPRTLTRKSLREDILETLAALVDDARALECADALAQLERFAQGETLADWLRGQMHDPLPSHTLVDAATARFLT